GCGTTCCCGTTTGTGCATTCGCTCAGATATCTTGATTGAGCCGGACTTGCATGGCAAATAGCTCAGGAATCCCCAGGCTGATCAATGAGCGGCGAACAATAGAATCTCTACCTGGTCTGTGAAAGTAGTACAACGGCCAGAGGAACAGACTCACAGAGCCTTATCCTGATGGAACCGCCGCTGCTCAACTTAAATCCGCGCTAGATGCCCTCGCCGCATGCTTTGCTAACATCGACGCACGAGTTTCCCATGAACATCGTTCTGCACTCCGGTAGCCATACCGCTATCCCAGCCGCGCCGGTGGAACAGCGTCCACCGGCGTTCCCTGAAAGATTGGCCGTTCTCATCCCGGCATGGAATCCCGGAGCGGAGCTGACATCTCTAGTCGAAACCTTGATCCAAATGGGCTGCCGGACTGTGCTGGTCGTCGATGACGGCAGCAGCGCGGGCGCGCAGCCCGTTTTTCAGCGGCTGCGTGAGATGCCGGCCATTACCCTGCTGCGGCACGCGCACAACCACGGCAAAGGCTGCGCCCTGCGCACCGGATTCCAAGAGTTTCTGCGGGCATGGCCAGACTATGATGGAGTCATTACCGCCGATGCCGATGGCCAGCATGCGCCGGAAGACATTGCGCGGGTCGCGGCTGCTCTGGCCGCTTCTCCCACGCGGATCATTCTCGGCGCGCGTCCATTTCCTTCCACGATGCCGTGGCGCAGCCGGCTCGGGAACGTTCTCACTCGATATGCCTTCCGCGCGGCTACTGGGGTCATGCTGGCCGATACGCAAACAGGTCTGCGCGGTATTCCGCGAACGCTCCTGCCCGAATTGCTGACCATTCCCGGCGATCGCTATGAATACGAGATGGCCGCACTCACGCACTGGTGCTGCCAGGGGTGCGCTCCGGTCGAAGTGCCGATTCAGACGATCTATCACGATCACAATCGCTCTTCGCACTTTCATCCACTGCGCGATTCCTATGGCATCTACTCCGTGCTGGCGCTTCATCGTCTGCGCGGAAAGAGCCGCAACCCTCCTCGCTAATCACGGCATGCAGCGCTATTTGTGCGCCTGCAAATGCGATTGCGCCCAGGCAAGATTGTTGCGGGCCAGCGTGAAATCTGGCTTCAGAGCCAGTGCCTGTTGCGCCGCCCGGGCGGCAGCCGGCCAGCGGTGCAGAGCGGCATTGGCCGCAGCCATGTTGTTCCACGCCTCCGGCGAGCGCGGATTCCAGCGCAGCGCCGTGCGCGCCGCCTCAAGACATCCTTCATAATCGCCCGCCTCATAATCGTGCAGAGAGACATCGACCCAGTGATTGGCCAGAACCGCATCTTCCCCCGGACCGGCCGGGGTCTTCTTCTGAAGAAACAGCGCCAGATTATTGCGGGCGATCGCCAGTTGCGGATCATAGCGCAAGGCCGCCTTCTCGCTCTCAATCGCCGGCTTCCACTCTTTCAGCGCCCCATAACTGGCTCCGATGTTGTTGTAGGCAAGCGC
The DNA window shown above is from Acidobacterium capsulatum ATCC 51196 and carries:
- a CDS encoding glycosyltransferase family 2 protein — its product is MNIVLHSGSHTAIPAAPVEQRPPAFPERLAVLIPAWNPGAELTSLVETLIQMGCRTVLVVDDGSSAGAQPVFQRLREMPAITLLRHAHNHGKGCALRTGFQEFLRAWPDYDGVITADADGQHAPEDIARVAAALAASPTRIILGARPFPSTMPWRSRLGNVLTRYAFRAATGVMLADTQTGLRGIPRTLLPELLTIPGDRYEYEMAALTHWCCQGCAPVEVPIQTIYHDHNRSSHFHPLRDSYGIYSVLALHRLRGKSRNPPR